The stretch of DNA ccactctaccattagaaccaagccaggagaccaaatctggttcaatgaagcgtgcaggagggcatgccaggagcagcacctggcacacctcaaaatgaggtgaagcacgggactacttgcatgctaaactgcataagcaaaaggcgatagacagagctaagcattgccataaccaacggatcagatgtaagctctgcagtacCGCCacgtccagccatgaatggtggtgaacaactaactggaggaggtggctccacaaatacccccctcctcaatgatgggggagcccagacatcagtgcgaaagataaggttgaagcatttgcaacattcttcagccagaagtgccgagttgatgattcatcttggcttcattttgaagtccccagcatcagaaatgttagacttcagccaattcgattcactccgtgtgatatcaaggaacgactgaaggcactggatactgcaaaggctatgggccctgacaatattccggcactaGTACTGAAGAAAACTGCTCCAGaactgataatgtcactgaactaataatccagaggtgcaggcaatgtcctggggacacagtttcaaatcccaccatggtagctgatggagcttaattgaattaataaattcaattaattaatacaaaatctggaattgaaaggtagtctcagtaatggtgccatgaaactatcattgattgtcataaaagcccatctggttcactaatgtcctttagggagagaaatctgccgtctttgtctggtctgacctacatgtggctccagacccccgctgcaatgtggttgactcttaactgtcctctgaaatggcctcgcaagccattatGCCGCCAAGGGAAATTGTAGATTGTTaataaatgctagctttgccagcaatgccaccacccaaccccaccccacaAAGAATACAAAAATGCGCTTGCATGTTTACCATGCAATGATCACTTAGAAAATGAGACAGGGATGTTATGGAGTATTTCTCTGTCACAGAGGAATTAGTATTCACTCGGGATATTCATTAATTTCCCGAAGGCAACCTCAATTACAAATCGTAAAACAAAGCTCCCTATTGAGATTATCTCTTTGGACATTTTAAATCTAATGCTCGAGCAATTCATGTTTTGTTCCTATATAAAGGCCATAACCAATATCTTTACCGTATTGCAAGGCAATAAATAATAATTAGCTTCATCACAGCGATGTTTCAGCTTATTTTGGGAGTGCTACTGATGATGCCTTTTGCACGTGGGTCAGATGAGCTAACCTGCACCCTTCGGAAACGATTCAATCTGCCCAACATATCGAAGGATGGGGATGTTGTGCTTGGAGGGTTGTTTCCTATGCACTCGGCCAAGTTTGAGCAGATTGAGTTATTTCGAAAACCACCAGAAGAAACCAAATGTGGAAGGTTAGTTCAATTCTGTATGTGAACGTTCAGAAGTTCCCTTAACTTTTGAATGAAAATCACGTTCGCAAATATATTCATATATGCATCCATTGTGAGTGACATTTTGCGACATTGGTTTCTTttatattttagtttagtttagtttggagatatagcactgaaacaggccgttcggctgaccgagtctgtgccgagcatcaaccacccatttgtactaatcctacactaattccatattcctaccacatccccacctatatttccctaccacctacctatactaggggcaattgctaatggccaatttaccaatcaacctgcaagtctttggcatgtgggaggaaaccggagcacccggaggaaacccacgcagacacagggagaacttgcaaactccacacaggatttCAGGATCAGGTTGTCAACTACTCTGAACTGCTCCATCGTTTACAATTTACAATGAGTGCAGGCTTTCAAACAAGCAGTTTGAACTGCTCGACAATAGAAGCCAAAACTAGGTGCTCTTAATACAACATCATCGCTAAAAAATCCAAGAAAAAAATATCTAGAGAACGGATATATTGTAGAAATCGCAGTTCTTTGCTTTCCAAATATTGTTAGATATTCTGACGTTCTCTAAATGCCAACTGTGTTTGCCCCTCAGTTTTATTTTAAGGACATTTCGCCTTGCGCAGGCCATGCTTTATGCAATAGAGGAAATAAACAAGGATGCGATACTTCTCCCCAACGTTACTTTGGGCTACGGACTTTACGATGACTGCGCATCCCCAAAAATTGCAACAAAAGTCGCTCTAGCTCTCGTTAATGGGCAGGAAGAAGCATATGTGGGTCGAGTCTGCAACGGGTCTCTCAATGTCGCTGGTATTGTTGGTTGCGATGGCTCCTCAGCATCTATAGCAGTGGCAAGAATAATCGGTCTATTTAAAATACCAATGGTGAGATTCGGTGAAATTACTGCAGTCACTATCAAACAAATTGAACCAATTAATTACTAGATATATACCTAGGAGTATATTTAAAGTACAGATCTGGCTCAGTGGTACGACCTTCGCCTCTAAATATGCTTATTTCACCCGCATGCAAATGATCTCCTTAATTGTTCCGTATTTCATTGATTACAGGTTAGTTACTTTTCCACCTGTGTATGTCTCAGTAATAGGAACGAATATCCGACTTTTTATAGAACAATACCAAGTGATTACCATCAATCCAAGGCATTGGTTCAACTTGTTAAGAGGTTTGGATGGACTTGGATTGGAACCATTAGCAGCAACAATGACTATGGCAGATCGGGAATGAAAGCGTTTATTGAAGCTGCTGTGAGTTTTGGCATTTGCATTGCCTTCTCTGAATCGTTTTCTAGAACGGATCCTGCAGAACAAATTATGCGAATTGTCACCGTGATAAAAGCGTCAACTACAAAAGTCGTGGTAGCTTTTGCTCCATCGTGGGAAATGCGCGTTTTATTTGGAGAGATTTTACGGCAGAACCTCACTGGAATACAATGGATAGGAAGTGAAGGTTGGATTACATCATCTATTATTGCTCCAGATAAAATATCTAGATTCCTTACTGGGGCAATTGGAACAGCGGTGCGTGCGGTAGAAGTCCCAGGACTGTGGGACTTCCTGCTCAGGGTTCATCCTTCTCTGTTTCCTGGTGATAGTTTAGTAAGGGAGTTTTGGGAAACGACGTTCGGATGCTCTCTAATATTGGATAACACTACAAGCCGAGTAGAATCTTCTCAGCTCCCTCAGTGTACTGGAAATGAAACTTTGCATGAAATACACAACGTCTATACTGACCCAGCTGTGGACGGAAGTTACTACAATGTATATAAAGCAGTCTATACCTTCGCACATGCACTGCACAACATGTATTCATGTGAAAATGGCAAAGGACCATTTAAAAATAATACATGTGCATATGTTACAGACTTTCAGCCGTGGCAGGTAGGTCATAGAGCgacacagcactgacacaggcccttcggcccacgaagactgcgccgaccatcaaccaccaatttataccaatcctacattaatcccatattccctaccacatccccacaattcccctaccgcctacctgcactaggggcaattcacaatggccaatttaccgatcaacctgtaagtctttggctgtgggaggaaaccggagcaccaggcgaaaaccaatgcattcacggggagaacttgcaaacgccgcacaggcagcacccagaaccgaacccgggttgctggagctgtgatgctaatcaCGGCACCACTGTGCAGCCCCCTATAAGGTCATATACCCTATTTACTTCAATTCACTTTAATTGCAAAATAATGGGAGAAAACTGTGAATTAATGTTTTCGAAATATTGATTGATTAATGTACCTTTGGTTACATGTAAGGTTAATGACGAAATGTGTTGCATTGTTTTCTAAAGCTTCTCCATTACATGAAGTCCGTACACTTCACAACGAAAACTGGTGAGAAGGTGTATTTTGATGATAATGGCAATCCAGTAGCCCGGTACGACTTTGTAAATTGGCAAATGAGTAATAATGGCGATATCGAAGTCAAGATAGTTGGACATTATAATGGGTCAGCACCTCTGGGGAAAGAACTGGTGTTGGACCCAAAGCACATTGTCTGGAGCGGTGGTGGCCAGGAGGTATGTTTGCCAATTCAAAATTCGTGTAATGTTGCTGCATATTATAATTATTCATGCCTCATCATTATATTTGTTAATACCATTCTATACAGATAAAAATAAAGACTATGAATAAGTAGAGCCCCAGGAAACTGATAGCTAGGCCCAGTTCACAGCTGTTGACAAAGAGCCTCGGGATTTACTAATTCAATATGTTTTGTCTAGAAATTTGCCAGATACTGCCAAGGGCGAAAACCCATGGTATCTGGTGGAACGCAATAGACAGTGAAATCTGGTGGGGTGTAAAACCACTGTTGCACCCGACCGTCAGTTTTCCAATTGGTGGATTAGGTAAAATTTTACTCGGACTATTAATTGTATTAATTTTTCAAAGCATCATTTGATAAAATTTCACTGAAAAATGTAATTAAAAATATTAAGATGCATTATACAAAAGGTGAACTGTAATGTTGGAGTTATTGGATATTTTTCCCTAATTGGCAAGATATATTTCGCTGCGTATTCCAGAGGTGTGTGCCTTTTTTCTCCCGATACAAAGAGGCCACCGTTCCCACCGTTACAATCTGAGGTACTG from Heterodontus francisci isolate sHetFra1 chromosome 11, sHetFra1.hap1, whole genome shotgun sequence encodes:
- the LOC137375079 gene encoding extracellular calcium-sensing receptor-like, with the translated sequence MFQLILGVLLMMPFARGSDELTCTLRKRFNLPNISKDGDVVLGGLFPMHSAKFEQIELFRKPPEETKCGSFILRTFRLAQAMLYAIEEINKDAILLPNVTLGYGLYDDCASPKIATKVALALVNGQEEAYVGRVCNGSLNVAGIVGCDGSSASIAVARIIGLFKIPMVSYFSTCVCLSNRNEYPTFYRTIPSDYHQSKALVQLVKRFGWTWIGTISSNNDYGRSGMKAFIEAAVSFGICIAFSESFSRTDPAEQIMRIVTVIKASTTKVVVAFAPSWEMRVLFGEILRQNLTGIQWIGSEGWITSSIIAPDKISRFLTGAIGTAVRAVEVPGLWDFLLRVHPSLFPGDSLVREFWETTFGCSLILDNTTSRVESSQLPQCTGNETLHEIHNVYTDPAVDGSYYNVYKAVYTFAHALHNMYSCENGKGPFKNNTCAYVTDFQPWQLLHYMKSVHFTTKTGEKVYFDDNGNPVARYDFVNWQMSNNGDIEVKIVGHYNGSAPLGKELVLDPKHIVWSGGGQEIPHAVCSESCSLGTRKTARKGQPVCCFDCTPCPDGEISNTTDSVDCIKCPLLYWSNDQKDQCIPKNIEYLAFTEILGLALVTLALIGVCMAINITVLFFRYRETPLVKANNSELSFLLLSALICCFLCSVTFIGEPSDWSCMLRHTAFGVTFVLCISCVLVKTILVLMAFKATHPSSNRMKWFGQKLQRLSVFLLTFVQGLICALWLIIAPPFPMKNTNYYREIIILECNAGSSAAFYSVSGYIAFLSCVCFVLAFLARNLPDNFNEAKCITFSMLIFCAVWITFIPASVSSPGKYTVAVEVFAILASSFGLLLCIYAPKCYIIMITPEKNTKKNLMGKVIEKRL